The Herbaspirillum sp. RTI4 genome has a segment encoding these proteins:
- a CDS encoding LysR family transcriptional regulator: MNFLTLDLNLLRVFDAVMTEQNLTRAANLLAMTQPAVSNALKRLRDSLHDDLLIRTAHGVKPTPRAEELWPTIRRALSELEAIITPETFDVTRAQNTFRMAMVDATAALWLPSLVRTILREAPQLKIRMMPLTTRDPRSMLLRGDVDLAIGFFPGVAAQLADGGMAKTQISHQRLYTGHYVCVMNKNHPLATQEMTLDRYCAADHLLVSLSGKPHAVIDDVLASMNRERRILLTVNQFFTAGRIVASSDLITVLPRHLIAATGMTEALVVKELPFQTPQEHVDMLWHERDARNPAHKWLRAHLSATTHDEFGRIDT, from the coding sequence ATGAACTTTCTGACTCTCGATCTCAACTTGTTACGCGTCTTCGACGCTGTAATGACCGAACAAAACCTGACACGCGCCGCCAATCTGCTGGCGATGACACAGCCGGCGGTATCGAATGCCTTGAAGCGTTTGCGCGATTCCCTGCACGATGACTTACTGATCCGTACCGCACACGGCGTAAAGCCAACACCCCGCGCCGAAGAGCTCTGGCCGACCATACGCCGGGCCTTATCGGAACTGGAGGCGATTATTACGCCGGAGACCTTTGACGTGACGCGCGCCCAGAACACCTTTCGCATGGCGATGGTGGATGCGACAGCCGCTCTGTGGCTACCGTCGCTGGTGCGCACCATACTGCGTGAGGCCCCACAACTTAAAATCCGCATGATGCCGTTGACCACCCGCGACCCACGCTCGATGCTATTGCGCGGTGATGTTGATCTGGCAATTGGGTTTTTCCCGGGCGTTGCGGCACAACTTGCCGATGGCGGCATGGCAAAAACGCAAATCAGCCATCAGCGTCTGTATACCGGCCACTATGTCTGCGTGATGAACAAGAACCATCCTTTAGCAACGCAAGAAATGACGCTGGACCGGTATTGCGCTGCCGATCATTTGCTCGTGAGTCTTTCAGGCAAGCCGCACGCTGTTATTGACGATGTGCTGGCCAGCATGAACCGCGAACGGCGTATTTTATTGACCGTGAACCAATTTTTTACTGCGGGTCGCATCGTTGCCAGTTCCGATCTGATCACGGTATTACCGCGCCATCTGATCGCCGCCACAGGAATGACGGAAGCGCTGGTCGTCAAGGAATTACCGTTTCAGACCCCACAAGAGCATGTCGATATGCTCTGGCATGAGCGCGATGCCCGCAATCCGGCCCATAAATGGCTGCGAGCGCACTTGAGCGCCACCACACACGACGAAT